Below is a genomic region from Sorghum bicolor cultivar BTx623 chromosome 9, Sorghum_bicolor_NCBIv3, whole genome shotgun sequence.
GCCCATGAATCCATTGCAATGATCTTTCACCATTGGAAGTTGATCTGAGGGTGGAAATGGACTCCAGGGGTCTCCACATGGATTATACTTCATAGCTTAGGCCTTGTGGGACAAtgatggggtcgcccgaccccttcatTGGGTCCTTCCAAGGTGCATTTTCTTGTTTCCTATAATCAaaggctaagagtacaagtggaaccagttatggataaaatatgttcatgttatGATATTCTTCATTAAGACCAAGGTATGTTGACAGTGTTTTGAGTGtgaatttctatggtatatccaccgcaAACAAACAGGAATGCCACCTTGGGTAGGCCAGCCTTGGCGCTCGCCTCAAGGTTGCATGGTCGATTAGGAGGATGCCATTGGCCTCCTCCCCCCTACTCCAACACTGACGCTCACGCCCGAGATGCTCCTCCATCTTTGTGTGAGCCCCCACATGTCATTGAGATGGAGGCCGGTGTCCTACATGGCAGTCAATGCTAGCGTGGCATGGTCAAATCTGCTCCGCTTTGGAAAAAATAGTCCACCTGAGCTTACATGCTAAAAATTTCAATAGTCGGGGTAGCAACGCTAGATGATTTTGTAGTTGGGGGTCAAAATTAGATTAACACTATAGTTGAGAGGCTAAAATAAACTTAATCCAAAAGAAAAATGATAAAGTGCCCTCTTCGATCAATATTAAATGTGCACTATAATTTTAGTCCTTTAGGCCATACCAATATGTCACTATAAAAGCATTCACGTTTGGCCAATTTGCCGACCATACATGAGCATGCCCTTCATATCACGGATTCTCACCAGTATGGGCTTGCTTTTTTATTTTGAATTGAAGTGTATCCCCCAACGCTATATTAGGTTGTTGATATCGTTTTTTGACATGTATCCGGACAGATAGTGGAACCTAGATCGGCAGGTGAAATAGTAATGACTGGTTGTCGGAGGAGTTACCGATGAgttatgatgccgatgataGAGCAGCAGAATACGACCAAGTCCAGGAATAATAattgatctatgccgatggctgatgttaacagttgccgatgccgatggaggatgaGGTGTCGATGATAGTGGAGGAAGGTGTAAAAATCGTCAAGGGGATAGTGGTAGCGTGCCGATTGCCTAGGATAGATAAATTAATGATTTCTATAGTTgtaagagtttgttttgtatacgggttccgtttggtttggaattagaatcctagtcgtatttgattgtaactctttagacagagtataaatatggacctagtagcgatgtaagaatcgtcacaatcaatcaaacacaagtttttacatctattccagcatctactttttcgacgacttcgtcaatttgcatattttctttttacttacgagttcttaggaattcatcgagtcaacctcggcgagttctcaagttccgcgtgaatacctcttgcccGTGGCATctaggcgtatcgctgttgtcgggaccaaagtattcgagttatcacctttgtcggttgtaaggtcaaatcgactggcacgccttaacattgaatcgggtattagccctttgtgtttgcagatccacttttgcatcaacataggCTCATTGACAGAACATGAATGAACTTGTTTCTACTCCCTGTGTTTAGTATTTAGATATCATTTTGGACAAGGTTCAAATCAaacattagaaatataaatcatcaataacctttaaattgttgagtttgcaaatatgaaaattatatgattagatttatcttaaaaaaatattttcataaaattaTACGTATATCATTTTTctacatatttttataaaaataagagatcATAATTATATTTTGAAGATAATGACATAAAAAATACGGAGGGAGTACGCGTGGATCGTCTCGCTTGAACTTCAACGGTCACTGGTGGCTTCCTGGCTGGGCACCATTTATCGTCAATGGCGCATCCATTAACTTGCCGCTCCCCTGGTCGCAGGCGTTCTCCGACTCCCGATGCTCCACCTCCAAGAACTCCCTCTTGTACTTGTATCTCTTTGCCACCCACACGAACATAGCCATATTGAGCACCGAGAGAAGCAGGAGGAACACGTAGTAATAGTCAAGGTGTGAGTCGTTCAGGTTGTCGCCGATCCAGCTCTTGCCGGCGGTTCCCCGCCCCCTCGTCGTACGGTCGACGAACGTCACAAGAAGGCTGTTGAGAAAGTTGCCGACGCCGAGGCCGCTGGTGAAGAAGGTGGTGCCCAGGCTCCGCATCCCGTCCGGCGACTGGTCATAGAAGAACTCGAGGATGCCCACGGAGTTGAAGACGTCGCCCACGCCCAGCAGCACGTACTGCGGCAGCATCCAGAATATGCTCATCGGCACGGTGTCGCCGGCGCGGTGGACGGACCGCTCCCTGATCACGCGCATACGCCGGACCTCAACGAGGTAGGCGCACGCCACCACCAGCACCTGGAGCGCGCACCCGATGCCCAGGCGCTGGAGGAGCGTAATGCCGCGAGGATTGCCCGTGCGGCGCCGGACCAGCGGCACCAGCACGCGGTCGTACGCCGGGATGCAGAGCAGCATGGAGATGGTGACGAAGCTGCCCAGGGACGCCGCCGGGATGCGCACTCCGCCCATGGAGCGGTCCAGCGTGGTGCCCTGCTTCACGAACAGGGTGTTCACCTGCGCCCAGATGGTGCAGGGCACCAACGTGGACAGCCACACCGCGATCATTCCGATAATCAGCTTCACCTCCTCCACCTCGGTCACCGTGCACGGCAGCCGCCTCGTGTCAGACCTCAGGGACGCCCTGTCAAGGAACGGGAACGCCCGCGTGTGGAGCAGCCGCCGCTTCCCCGCCGCGGTGTACCACGCGGTGTCGTGCTCCTGCAGCTCGGCAGCGTCGCCAGGAAGCCGGCGCCTCCTGTTCGCGAACGCCTCGCTGAAGACCCTGCCGACCAGCCTCGCCGGGCCGGCTGCCGTGTCCCGCTGGACGGGCTTGTGCCGGTAGAACGGCGTGCCGACGTAGAAGAGGAGGAGCGACAGCGCGAGGCCGACGGTGGGGATGGTGTACCCGACGCCCCAGCCGACGTTCTCCtgcacgaagacgaggacgagcacGGCGACAAGGCCGCCGGTGAAGGAGCTGAACATCCACCAGTTGAAGAAGGACGCCTTGACCTCGCGCTCCCGCGCGTCGAAGTCGTCGAACTGGTCCGCCCCGAACGTGGAGATGTTGGGTTTGGTGCCGCCCGCGCCGATGGCCATGGTGTAGAACGCTCCGTAGAAGAAGGCCACCTGCTGCCGCGACGCCGCCGCGCAGGCACCGTCCGGCGTGCATTGCGGGTGGAGGGACTTGAGCGATACAGCCAGCGTTATCAGAACCATTCCCTGCAACAGTCGGCCAGTCAGTCCTAACCAACTGTCATACATCGAGTTTGAAATACTGTATACAGAAACCATTTGCCTCCGATCCAAATCCAGGACAAATCGGAGCTCTTTCCACCTCAACTGAAGACGCAGAATATGTTAAGCTGTGTGTTTTAAATTGTAAAATAAACAAAGAATCATATTTACCTGTGCATTTTATGGGCAGTTAAGTGCTGAAGTATTCAACAAATTTGGACATCGTAAGAGCATTTCAACAGTCTATTCAGTTAAGCGCTGAAGTACTCACATTTTTAAGCGACAAACTTTAGTTGATGCATGCGAGCTTAACTTGTAGGAGCGGGTTTTAACAATACCTTTCTTAATTATGATAATCTCATAATCCATATCCTCGGTTTTTGCAGCTTCAAATTTGACAATCCACATTTTCCAAGTTGGATATTTACAATCTCTAACTCATCATATATGACGACCTCAAGTGGCTGAGGTGGCCACCACCTACTTTATGTTAGAATCATGTTATGTAGGGTGCCCCTGCTTAAAAGGGTAGAGGACTAGAGGGTAGGACATGACTACTACGGCTACGAATACGTTTGAGAGTGTGTTCTGACTGACTAACTTTGAAATTGGAGCATACTAGAATAGAGATGATGCATGTTTGACTAGCAAGTTAGCTCTAGCTGAATTAAGGAATGTGAGCTTTTTAAGGGTATATATCAGTCTCAGCGAGCCTCTAAGCATTTAGGGCCTTTTTGTTATCTGCATGGATCTAGCCTGGTTCGTATTTATGGGCCTGGGTGACCCTAGCCAGGCTGAGTGCATGCAGACTCTCTTGTTTGGTTCTTTGCACACAGCAAGTCTGGTTTAGAAGCGACGTTGTTTGATTGCCCGCATGAGTATAAATCATATAACAATAAatataacaaaataaatattaaaatattaattatttacAATATTATGTCATAATTAAAATTAATTTACCTTATACAAccttaatttattttaaaattactTAATATTGACTAATTATGTGTTAACGATGTCATTAGTTGTGTTGATCCTGCATGGCGCGAGCCTGGCTCGTCAGATATGCACGATTCTAGCGTTTCTCTTGAGCCTGGCTCGCATGGCCTATTTTCATGAGCTCAACCTGTCCTGGTAGTATATTCAGACAACCAAACATGCTCCACCTGCATCAAATGGGTCTGGCTAGAGCACATGCgggcaaccaaacaccccctaagccGTTTCAGCTTGTAAGAGAGTTTCTCCTTCCCCTAAGCCGTTTCTCAGGCCCCAGATCCTACCAAATGAATTGGAAACATATCAAACTAAAAGCTGGTTTTACCCGGCTCGAACTCCATCATATATTGCTACGGCTAGGGTCGTAGCCGAAAGAATCCATTTTCCGAGCACTGCCATTTCAACACGAGGGTCATTGTTAGTGTAAACACTTGAAGGAGAACAAATCATTGATCTATGCAATTGCGTGCGGTGGGCTTGACTAGACGCAGCAGAGCCTGATTAACGGACCCAGCATCACATGAACCTTTTGTTTGTCTGCACTACCTATGAGAGACTATAGAGTGACACAAGCGCTCCATTCTCACACACGACACAAGGATCAGTCTCCAGTTGTCCCAGCTGAAACTGAAAGCAGCAGCCCGGAAGATTCCTAATCCGCTAGCGAGAGCTTGCTTTCAGCATGGGCTCCTCCCGGGCACTGTCGTCGTGCGTTTTTTTCTCTGCTACGACCCTACTCGTCGCAATCCGAACTGACCGAAAGGCGATTGTAGACGAAATACTGGTCACCCGCGTCATGTCACTATATCTACTTACGCAATTTTCGGTTGGCCTGATCTAGAATCCCAGCGATTAAATTGCAAGCCTGCAGTATGCGATTCTCGCTACTCgctccatcctaaattgtaagtcattcaatcttggagagtcaaacttttctaagtttgaccaaatttatattataaaataataattattatggtactaactaagtatcattaggtacCCAAACATGACAATGCAGTTAAGATCTCTGATTTCAGACCCATTTCTCTCCTCAACACATCTTTCAAGATCATCACAAAACTGCTATCCAATAGACTGCAACAAGCTATGCACAAACTGATCTATAAAAACCAGTATGGCTTTCTTAAAGGGAGGACAATTTAGGATTGTCTGGCCTGGTCTCTGGAATATCTCCATCTCTGTCATCGATCCAAAAGGGAGCTTATCATTCTAATATTGGATTTTGAAAAGGCTTTTGATAAAGTTGAGCACCAGCTTATGATTCAGATCATGCAACAAAAGGGTCTCCCTAAGAAATGGATCACTTGGATAAAGAACATCTTTGCTTCGGGTACTTTATCTGTTTTTCTAAATGGAGTGCGAGGAAAGGTCTTTCACTGTAAGCGTGGAGTTAGGCAGGGTGATCCTTTATCACCTCTCCTCTTTGTCCTGGCTGCAGATTTTCTACAAACCATTATTAACTCTGCCAAGCAGAATGGTGTCATTTCCCTGCCCCTAAACCTCTCACATGATCAAGATTTCCCTATCCTACAATATGTTGATGACACTTTGATCTTTATGCAAGGAGATGCCAGGCAACTTTTCTTCCTAAAAGCAATCCTGAACTCCTTTGCTGACTCCACTAGTTTAAAAGTCAATTATGCCAAATCTATGATGATCCCTATCAATGTCTCTGAACAAAAGATGAACATTCTGGCAAACACCTTTGGTTGTTCCATTGGTTCCCTTCCTTTCACCTACCTGGGCCTTCCTCTAAGCATCACAAAACCAACAGTTGCTGACTTTTGGCCTCTGGTCTCAAAGTGTGAAAGAAGACTAGTCACCATGTCTTCCTTCCTAAGTCAAGCTGGTCGACTCCAAATGACAAACGCAGTGCTCAGTGCCTTACCCACCTATGCCATGTGCACTTACCTCCTTCCAAAAACAATAATTAAGcagattgataaatttagaaagCATTGTCTTTGGAGAGGGTCTGATCCTCTTTCCAAAAAACCACCAAAAGTTGCCTGGAAACTAGTCTGCAACTCAAAGGAGAATGGTGGTTTAGCTGTTCATGACCTCTATGTTCAGAATGAAAGCCTTCTGCTTAAACATCTTCATAAGTTCTTCAATAAAAGTGATGTTCCCTGGGTTCAACTGGTTTGGAATGCCTACTATTTGGGTGACACTGCCACCACTACTGGTAGAAAGGGATCTTTTTGGTGGAAGGATGTTTTTAAGCTACTTGATAAATACAAGGATCTGGCTTCTGTTGTAATTGGAAATGGTACTTCCTGTCTTTTTTGGACTGATACATGGCATGGACCTCCTTTAAGTACCCAATATCCAGAATTGTTCTCTTTCTCAAGAAGAAACAATGTCTCTGTCCACCTCTTCTTATCTATGGAGGATAAATCTGTGTTCTTCCAGTTACCACTCTCTGTGGAAGCCTATGGGCAATACCAAACTTTGCTAACTGATTTAGGGGCTTTACAACCTAATGAAACAAATGATACTTGGCACTATGTGTGGGGCTCCAATAGATATATATCTAGTAAAGCTTACTGTCACTTACTGGGAACCGTGACAGTCTCACCAGTCTTTCAGTGGTTGTGGAATTCAAGATGTTTACCAAATTGGAAAGTCTCTTTTTGGTTAGCTTTGAATGATCGTTTAAGTACAAGAGAACTGCTAAGAAGAAGAAATATGGATCTGCCGAGCTATAACTGTGTGCTCTGTCACTTGAATGTTGAGGAATCTTTGCATCATCTTTTTCTGGGGTTGCACTATCTTGTTGGAATATTCTTGGTCTTGCTCTGTTCATTCAGGATAACCTCTCGGATACAGTTGTTCTCTTAAAACCCCAAATTAACAAGCCCTTCTTCATGGAGATAATTGTTGCAAAGTTCTGGGGAATACGGACTGCAAGAAATGATGTCATCTTCCGGAATCGTAGTCATTCTCTTCAGGCAGTTAAGACCACCTTCAGACAAGAATTAGTCTGGGCTAGACTTAGGGCTAAGAACTCTTTTAGTGACCAGTTGCAGTTATGGCTAGACAACTTTGTGTAATTTTGTTAATTTTCTTCTTTACTTTCTATGTTTCATGATGTAAACCTTCTGGACTTTGTACCTTTATTCCAATTAATAAAATTACAGTAGGGGGAATCCCCTACTGACTTCCTCAAAAaaaagtatcattaggttctttctaaattatattttcatagtatactcactttacgttacaaatcttagtatttttctctataattttggtcaaacgtgaaaatgctttgactctccaagattcttggaatgacttacaatttggaatggagggagtgcaAAGTAAAGTCTGGCTATGTATGGTGTGTTTAATTCCTTGCCTATCTCCTAAGTGGGCTTCTTGGAGCTAACTAATTTGCTTGGCTCAACAAGCATCCTAGCCAAGTTCTAGCAAGTCACTCAAGGGGTCTTATAGCCTAGAAAAAAAGGAAGAGTTGGGTGTTTTTCTAGATAGTGTTTGTCATGTGTTCGCTCACCTCCCCGTCGTCACCGCGTACTTCCCGACACCGCCCGACGCCATGACCTCTCTTCGGCTACCAACGTGCTACCTCTCGACTCAGTGCGGACTCCTCCATTGCCAGCATGCGTGCAGATCGTGCTCTTCTTTTGACAGCCCACATATGCTCCTCAAACTCCTCTGGTGGTGCGGACTCTCATCCAATTGGCAAGCAGAGGGCAGGTGTGGCTAGCAAGGCCCGCATGGGCACGGCCCAATGATGGTCCTAGGATTTTGAGGGCGGCGAACTTATTGTGACAGCCCCTTCTAAACCATacttcattatatatatatatatatatatagctggctacaaaataacttattttataaccactttgagttacgataattactatattaatttacaagattatagtaactccttactaagtggtttactataacattacggtaaatatccccatgtgttatagtaactcaactatcgtaaatatgtatacatattatcgtaaattaatatataaaattatcgtaaatggaggtggctacagaataacatattttgtagctagctacagagtatactctccctatatatatatatatatatatatatatatatatatatatatatatatatatatcatggaAAAAAATAGCCCGCTAGCTATAGCTCGAAATAGCTTGAAAAAATTGTGCCGCTATTTGTGTTTATGCACAATTTTACCGCTAAAGTACGCTAATTACGGTTTATAAAACGCTAAACACTTTGGCCTTAGCTCGTTTTGGACAAAGCTTGGGTCAAATATTGAGAATATAATTCTTGAATaatttttaagttgttgagtttggaaATATGAAAACCGTATGAATAGCTTTatcttcaaaattttttcataaaagtatacgcACTTTTTggtaaatatttttatataaggAGTTAAAGTTAGGATTTAGAGACTCTGTTACTTTTCTAAAAGACATTTTTATAGGTATAGAGGGAGTATTTTTTATTTaacttatttgataattatcaaGGAACAAAGTAGACTAAAAAgcaatattataaaaatagtTAATTTGGATtaaaaaataaacaaagaaaaaaatacctAGGCTTGACATAAACTAAAATAACTGATCGGCAATCGCATTTGCAAGAAGGTAAGAACCAAAATTCGACGTCATGGAGCCCTACGTGGTTGCCGCCGTTGTTTGTCGTTCTATGGCGTCCAACTCTCCGCGACGATGTGGCTTGCTGGTTCCGCGTGTGTGCGTCGGCGCGTCACAAACTCGCTAGTCAAAATTAGAGTGTGGCGTGGCTCCTTGCCTCCTTCTCTCTACCCGAGGACCGTGGAGAAAAGAAAAACTGGTAAAGAAAGATCGACGTTGTTTTCTTGAACCGGTTGATCagttctttctctctcttctcaTTAGTTTTATGATGTATAATAGACTATAAACCTAGAGAATTGTATACCTAGATTTGAGCCCCTCTCCTGCATGGAGCCACCCACATCACACCTTGTGACGTACCCTAGGGCCAGCACTGGGCGCGGCGTGGGAGGTCTCCGGCGGGTGCGGACGACCCTGCTCCTGCACGGGCCTGAAAAGAGCAGCTCCTCCCCGTCCCAGCCCTATTCGTTGGAAGAGCACCTCCTCCATCGTCATTCTCCTCTTCCCCCCTCAGCACGCGCCAAGATCTCACTAGAGACCGTGGCAAAACGCCCCTCTGCAGCTCCGAGCATGACCCTGTCCCTGACCCTGACCCAAGTCGCACACACGGACAACAAGCGGTGGGAGATCGGGTGGGCGTGCGAACATCACCTCGGCAGTGGCGCTGCAGTGCCCATGGGGATGGCGGAAGGTGCTCAACACATGTTCAATAAAATAAAATGCTTCAACGTAACCTTACCATGCTAGGATAAGATGATTCTATTCAAGCGAAAGGAGACAACCAAACACATTTAAATTTAGCCAGACTTGAGCATTCACTCCAATCAAACAAGTAACAATGGCTTGTGTTAGGCTGGCTAGCTAAGTATGCCCTGGCTTagaaagctagctagctacgcTAGGAACTAAGACCAACCAAACATAAGGTTCCCCTTAAGAAATTGACGACACCAACTACTAACCCAAGTGAAAGCTGCGTCATTCATTCAATTAAGAAAGGAAGAAAACAAGGAAAATTAGTCCGGTGTAATTAAGTGTAAGGCACCGCACATGTGTTAGCTAAATTATTGTAGTTAGATATATAGAAACTTTGTTCAATTGTCATCTAGAGTCCCGGTAGAGGTTGTGCGTGAGCAGAGGCGTGCTTGTTCACGACACGATCGAGTTGTGTCGGTTTGTGCCGCGCCATGACACGAGCTGCAGCGCGTGGTGCGCACGCCGCAGGAACGGTGTCGTACACGGCTCTGATCGTGGCGCGGTGGGATACTCGGAGGCATGTTCCGAGATCTCGTCATGTACccctatatatataaataaagtgGACCGAACAACGCTGCGATATGAGGCAGCAACATATTCATTTTATCGTTTTTGTCTCTGTGAACTCGTCGTAGACTCGCCGCGGTCACCAGCGTGATCATCGCCGGCGTCCAGTATTGGTGCAGGGCAGAGCCTACGCcaacaattggtatcggagccgtggttaCGCATTGTGAGGCGTCGGAGGCGGTGAAGAGTCGCAGAGGTGAAGGAGGGGTGGTACAATCCATTTAGAATGAGAGAGGTCGCTGCTCGCGATCGCCACAGATGGGAACGTCGGACGACAAGACCGACATGGAGAAGGCGCTCAGCCAGGCAGCCAGTAATCTAATCTGGCCCATGCTGACGCGAACCAATTATCAAGAGTGGGCATCTCATGTCCAATGCAATTTGGAAGCAATGTTGCTTTGGGACGCTGTCACCGATGATAAGATTGATCGGCGCCGAGACAGATTGGCTCTGGGAGCCATGCTTCGCGGCGTGCCGGCTGACATGCATCCAATGCTCCTGAGTAAGAAGACGATGAAAGAAGCTTGGGGGGCCATCAAGACGATGCGCCTCGGGGCAGATCGTGTAAAGGCGGTCAGTGCCCAGAAGTTGTTGGCGGAGTTTGAGTCGATCACCTTCAAGACTGGAGAGACGATCGAGGAGTTCGCCGTACGCATCACCAAGCTTGTCACCGATCTATAGGGGCTCGGGGAGAACAACATCGATGACAAGAGGATTGTGAGAAAATTTCTCAGGGTAGTGCCTGCTCGATACAATCAGATCGCAGTAGCTATTGAGATGTTCTGCGATCTTGATACCCTCTCGATTGAAGAACTCATTGGCCGACTCAGGGCTGCGGAAGATCGGTTTGAGCCGACCTTGGAAAAGGTCACAGAGAAGGCTGGTAGTCTCCTATTGACGGAAGAGGAGTGGGCTGCCAGGAACAAGAGCCGGATGGTTGGAGATGCGTCATCATCTTCAGGGCAGAAGAAAGACGGAGGCCGATATGTTCGCAAGGACAAGGGTGGGGCACGTGGAGGCAATGACACACGTGACTCCGGACAGAGGCTCACGTCAATGGGGACACCAAGGCGTCGAGGGAGGTGCAACAAGTGCAAGATCTATGGCCACTTCGCCAGAGAATGCAAGACGAAGCCAAAGGAGGAGAAACAGGAGGCCATACATCATGCAGTTGCTGATGTCGAGAACGGGGCTCTCCTAGTAGCTCAGGTGTGCAGCTTGCACACACCGGTTTCGACGACGCAGAAAGTGTTCCTGAGCCAAGAGCGTGTATTCCCGGCTAAATACACAGAAGGCGCGTGGATCCTGGACACGGGTGCCACAAACCATATGACGGGGAATCGTGATGCGCTGGCAACTCTTGATGAAACTGTGCGGGGTGCCGTGCGGTTCGGTGATGGCTCGATGGTGCAGATTCAGGGAATTGGTGCCGTGGCCATAGCAGGGAAGAATCAAGAACATAGAGTGCTCACTGAGGTATATTTCATACCCTCTTTGAAGTGTAATATAATCAGTCTTGGGCAATTGGAGGAGACAGGGTGCAGGGTGGAAATAGACAACGGCGTGATGATGGTATTTGAGCGACGTCAGTCAGCTCAGCAGAAGCGAGGTGTTCTAATCCGTGCAGAGAGAAGGGATCGGCTATATGTCATGCAGCCGAAGTTGACCTCTCCGGTCT
It encodes:
- the LOC8083733 gene encoding protein NRT1/ PTR FAMILY 5.1; protein product: MEEEAKQDTYTKDGSVDLRGQPALASQTGRWKACAFLVGYESFERMAFYGVASNLVVYLTTQLREETVASVRNVNNWTGAVWMTPIVGAYIADTFLGRFWTFTISSLVYLAGMVLITLAVSLKSLHPQCTPDGACAAASRQQVAFFYGAFYTMAIGAGGTKPNISTFGADQFDDFDAREREVKASFFNWWMFSSFTGGLVAVLVLVFVQENVGWGVGYTIPTVGLALSLLLFYVGTPFYRHKPVQRDTAAGPARLVGRVFSEAFANRRRRLPGDAAELQEHDTAWYTAAGKRRLLHTRAFPFLDRASLRSDTRRLPCTVTEVEEVKLIIGMIAVWLSTLVPCTIWAQVNTLFVKQGTTLDRSMGGVRIPAASLGSFVTISMLLCIPAYDRVLVPLVRRRTGNPRGITLLQRLGIGCALQVLVVACAYLVEVRRMRVIRERSVHRAGDTVPMSIFWMLPQYVLLGVGDVFNSVGILEFFYDQSPDGMRSLGTTFFTSGLGVGNFLNSLLVTFVDRTTRGRGTAGKSWIGDNLNDSHLDYYYVFLLLLSVLNMAMFVWVAKRYKYKREFLEVEHRESENACDQGSGKLMDAPLTINGAQPGSHQ